A DNA window from Leopardus geoffroyi isolate Oge1 chromosome A1, O.geoffroyi_Oge1_pat1.0, whole genome shotgun sequence contains the following coding sequences:
- the UBL3 gene encoding ubiquitin-like protein 3, whose amino-acid sequence MSSNVPADMINLRLILVSGKTKEFLFSPNDSASDIAKHVYDNWPMDWEEEQVSSPNILRLIYQGRFLHGNVTLGALKLPFGKTTVMHLVARETLPEPNSQGQRNREKTGESNCCVIL is encoded by the exons ATAAATTTGCGCCTCATCTTGGTAAGCGGGAAAACAAAAGAGTTCCTGTTTTCTCCTAATGATTCTGCTTCTGACATTGCGAAGCATGTGTATGACAATTGGCCAATGG ACTGGGAGGAAGAACAGGTCAGCAGCCCAAATATTCTACGACTTATTTATCAAGGACGATTTCTACATGGAAATGTCACATTAGGAG CATTAAAACTTCCTTTTGGCAAAACAACGGTGATGCATTTGGTGGCCAGAGAGACATTGCCAGAGCCAAACTCTCAAG GTCAGAGGAATCGCGAAAAGACTGGAGAGAGTAATTGTTGCGTAATCCTGTAA